A single region of the Streptomyces sp. NBC_01381 genome encodes:
- a CDS encoding 4a-hydroxytetrahydrobiopterin dehydratase, translated as MPVEPLSQKEVEERLAELPGWSLDGDRITRSYRLGSHFAAAAMVVHIAQIQEELGHHSDLTLGYNSVALSVNTHSAGGAITGLDFELARRVEELAPGHGAA; from the coding sequence ATGCCTGTCGAACCGCTGTCACAGAAGGAGGTCGAGGAACGGCTCGCCGAACTTCCCGGCTGGTCCCTCGACGGCGACCGGATCACCCGCTCCTACCGCCTCGGCTCGCACTTCGCGGCCGCCGCGATGGTCGTGCACATCGCGCAGATCCAGGAGGAGCTCGGCCACCACTCCGACCTGACGCTCGGCTACAACTCCGTCGCCCTCTCCGTGAACACCCACAGCGCGGGCGGCGCGATCACCGGCCTCGACTTCGAACTGGCCCGCAGGGTCGAGGAGTTGGCGCCGGGTCACGGGGCGGCCTGA
- a CDS encoding class I SAM-dependent methyltransferase, protein MAHDHDDTHQHGHGHGHGHGHHHHDDIDWAAMGPMLERQAELAAPQNREIAAWLRDWQPEPSLIADVGGGSGSISFLLAEVFPKAAVITVDPAEPLLERARERAAREGLTDRVSTRRAELPEGIGELPPADLLWIGRALHHVGDQQAALAALADRLAPGGALALLEGGLNPRSLPRDIGFGRPGLQTRFDLADEKWFTQMRADLPGAKSVTEDWPALLTEAGLRHVGTRSFLLDLPAPLPADARTHLIGELTRRREMHADTLDAGDLATVDRLLDENDDQSLHHRPDVFLLSVQTVHVGVKG, encoded by the coding sequence ATGGCCCACGACCACGACGACACTCACCAGCACGGCCACGGCCACGGCCACGGCCACGGTCACCACCACCACGACGACATCGACTGGGCGGCGATGGGCCCCATGCTGGAGCGGCAGGCGGAGCTCGCCGCGCCGCAGAACCGCGAGATCGCCGCGTGGCTGCGCGACTGGCAGCCGGAGCCGTCCCTGATCGCGGACGTGGGCGGCGGCTCGGGCAGCATCTCCTTCCTGCTCGCCGAGGTCTTCCCCAAGGCCGCTGTGATCACCGTGGACCCGGCGGAGCCGCTCCTGGAGCGGGCCAGGGAGCGCGCCGCCCGCGAGGGCCTGACGGACCGCGTAAGCACCCGCAGGGCGGAACTGCCCGAGGGCATCGGCGAACTGCCGCCCGCCGACCTCCTCTGGATCGGCCGTGCCCTGCACCACGTGGGCGACCAGCAGGCGGCGCTCGCCGCGCTCGCGGACCGCCTGGCGCCGGGCGGCGCCCTTGCCCTCCTCGAAGGCGGCCTCAATCCCCGCAGCCTGCCCCGCGACATCGGCTTCGGCCGCCCCGGCCTGCAGACCCGCTTCGACCTGGCCGACGAGAAGTGGTTCACGCAGATGCGCGCGGACCTGCCGGGCGCCAAGTCGGTCACGGAGGACTGGCCCGCGCTCCTGACCGAGGCGGGCCTGCGCCACGTGGGCACCCGCTCCTTCCTCCTCGACCTCCCGGCCCCCCTGCCCGCCGACGCCCGCACCCACCTCATCGGCGAACTCACCCGCCGCCGCGAGATGCACGCGGACACCCTCGACGCCGGCGACCTCGCCACGGTCGACCGCCTCCTGGACGAGAACGACGACCAGAGCCTGCACCACCGGCCGGATGTGTTCCTGCTGTCCGTGCAGACGGTGCATGTGGGGGTCAAGGGCTAG
- a CDS encoding helix-turn-helix domain-containing protein, with protein MTTAAPAQANPTSGVGPLLRGWRERRKVSQLDLALRADSSARHISFIETGRSRPSEETLLRLADHLDVPMRDRNSLLLAAGYAPRFRQTPLDDPSMGPLREGLEQLLTGYEPYPALVVDATYDVITANRSLAMLLEGVPEHLLAPPLNAMRLTLHPEGLAPRIRNLREWRGHLLHQMERQIALQRSDALRAVYEEVAAYPVADPGVDAFEAGTDVPYFALPLRVEHDGHVLSFISSISTFNTPMDVTVAELAIETLLPADPATVKYLQTHQP; from the coding sequence ATGACAACTGCCGCGCCCGCACAGGCGAATCCCACGTCCGGAGTCGGCCCCCTCCTGCGCGGCTGGCGCGAGCGGCGCAAGGTCAGCCAGCTGGACCTTGCCCTGCGCGCTGACTCGTCGGCGCGGCACATCAGCTTCATCGAGACGGGCAGGTCACGACCGAGCGAGGAGACCCTGCTGCGTCTCGCCGACCACCTCGACGTGCCGATGCGGGACCGCAACTCCCTGCTCCTGGCGGCCGGTTACGCCCCCCGTTTCCGGCAGACCCCCCTCGACGACCCGTCGATGGGCCCGCTGCGCGAGGGCCTGGAACAGCTCCTGACCGGCTACGAGCCCTATCCGGCCCTGGTCGTCGACGCGACGTACGACGTGATCACGGCCAACCGCAGCCTGGCGATGCTCCTCGAAGGCGTCCCCGAGCATCTCCTGGCGCCGCCCCTGAACGCGATGCGGCTCACCCTCCACCCCGAGGGCCTCGCGCCCCGGATCCGCAATCTGCGGGAGTGGCGGGGGCATCTGCTGCACCAGATGGAACGGCAGATCGCCCTGCAGCGCTCGGACGCGCTGCGCGCGGTGTACGAGGAGGTGGCCGCGTACCCGGTGGCGGATCCGGGGGTGGACGCCTTCGAGGCCGGCACGGACGTGCCCTACTTCGCGCTGCCCCTGCGGGTCGAGCACGACGGGCACGTCCTCTCCTTCATCTCGTCGATCTCCACGTTCAACACCCCCATGGACGTGACGGTCGCCGAGCTGGCCATCGAGACGCTGCTCCCGGCCGACCCGGCGACGGTCAAATACCTGCAGACCCACCAGCCCTAG
- a CDS encoding class I SAM-dependent methyltransferase — protein sequence MLDYGKEAVRYDASRGGEPRAAAAAAAVLGLVPSRTRTLLDVACGTGLVTRRLSRPGLRVTGVDAADGMARMAAARVPGSVVLGDSRQLPFPDASFDAVSTVWLLHLLPGADETAVVVAECARVLRPGGVYVTTVDKAASHDVGSDIDAVLAGRPVRTAPDRADTVRSHAAAHGLTGEGRARFRGHGQGRSPRGTVDDLHRGWFTMLAPDSPLTAGFAARLAELPDQEVPRADPEFTLLSFRKQPAVTAP from the coding sequence ATGCTGGACTACGGCAAGGAAGCAGTCCGCTACGACGCGTCGCGCGGCGGTGAGCCACGCGCCGCGGCCGCTGCCGCAGCGGTCCTGGGCCTGGTGCCTTCCCGGACCCGCACCCTGCTGGACGTGGCCTGCGGCACGGGCCTGGTCACCCGGCGGCTTTCCCGCCCTGGCCTGCGGGTGACCGGCGTGGACGCGGCGGACGGCATGGCGCGGATGGCGGCGGCGCGGGTCCCGGGATCCGTGGTGCTCGGGGACAGCCGTCAACTGCCCTTCCCCGACGCCTCGTTCGACGCCGTGAGCACGGTCTGGCTGCTGCATCTGCTGCCCGGAGCCGACGAGACGGCCGTGGTCGTCGCCGAGTGCGCGCGGGTGCTGCGGCCCGGCGGCGTCTATGTCACGACCGTCGACAAGGCCGCCTCGCACGACGTGGGCAGCGACATCGACGCCGTGCTCGCCGGACGTCCGGTGCGCACCGCCCCCGACCGCGCGGACACGGTGCGCTCGCACGCGGCGGCGCACGGCCTGACGGGGGAGGGGCGGGCCCGGTTCCGCGGGCACGGCCAGGGGCGCTCGCCGCGCGGCACCGTCGATGACCTGCACCGCGGCTGGTTCACCATGCTGGCCCCGGACTCGCCCCTGACCGCAGGGTTCGCGGCCCGCCTCGCGGAGCTGCCGGACCAGGAAGTCCCGCGCGCCGACCCGGAGTTCACGCTCCTGTCGTTCAGGAAGCAACCGGCGGTCACCGCCCCATAA